One segment of Bradyrhizobium sp. WD16 DNA contains the following:
- a CDS encoding xanthine dehydrogenase, translating into MDTDQQRGRRRLRRSAVILGTNEIASAVAVALRRNDYDVVMSHDPSPPVIRRKMAFHDALFGDPVSLGGIAAERVDSSLALRGLLGRTDGVIITELGLLDLIVIQAIDLLVDARLQKYAAKPDLRRLARSTVGLGPGFVGGQNCDIAVETRPGKAGTIIEHGATDEADGVPGLLGEAAAERFVRAEVNGRWHTAVEIGTRVYRDFIIGHLANIAVPAPFDGLLRGVVRDDTEVLAGSKLLEIDPRGRAASATEIDDRVKQIAAAVIRTLALREAGLAERSGPKIHLVK; encoded by the coding sequence ATGGACACGGATCAGCAGAGGGGCCGCCGGCGCTTGCGCCGGTCCGCGGTCATCCTGGGGACGAACGAGATCGCCTCGGCGGTTGCGGTCGCGCTGCGCCGCAACGACTACGACGTCGTCATGTCCCACGACCCCTCGCCGCCGGTGATCCGGCGCAAGATGGCCTTCCATGACGCCCTGTTCGGCGATCCGGTGAGTCTGGGCGGCATCGCCGCCGAGCGCGTCGACAGCAGCCTCGCCCTTCGCGGCCTGCTTGGCCGCACCGACGGCGTCATCATCACCGAGCTCGGGCTGCTCGATCTCATCGTCATCCAGGCGATCGATCTGCTGGTCGATGCCCGGCTGCAGAAATATGCCGCCAAGCCGGACCTGCGCCGCCTGGCGCGATCGACCGTCGGATTGGGTCCCGGCTTTGTCGGCGGTCAGAATTGCGACATTGCCGTGGAGACGCGGCCCGGCAAGGCCGGCACGATCATCGAACACGGCGCGACCGACGAGGCCGACGGCGTTCCCGGACTGCTCGGCGAGGCCGCGGCCGAACGCTTCGTCCGGGCCGAGGTCAACGGCCGCTGGCACACCGCCGTCGAGATCGGCACGCGGGTCTACAGGGATTTCATCATCGGCCATCTCGCCAATATTGCGGTGCCGGCGCCGTTCGACGGATTGCTGCGCGGCGTCGTCCGCGACGACACCGAGGTTCTTGCCGGCAGCAAGCTGCTCGAAATCGATCCGAGGGGGCGCGCCGCCAGCGCCACCGAGATCGACGACCGGGTGAAGCAGATCGCGGCGGCGGTCATCCGCACCCTGGCGCTGCGCGAGGCGGGCCTTGCCGAGCGGTCCGGGCCCAAGATCCACCTGGTGAAATGA
- a CDS encoding DUF59 domain-containing protein produces MSSPDIHPSATVTLAPHGGDSPASVQASVQASVNGALSDAIVAALRTVHDPEIPVNIYDLGLIYQIAIKDGGTVDIVMTLTAPGCPVAGEMLRWVETAVLTVDGITTVNVGLVFDPPWDKSRMSEETQLELGLL; encoded by the coding sequence ATGAGCAGCCCCGATATCCACCCATCCGCCACCGTCACATTGGCGCCACATGGCGGCGACAGCCCGGCTTCGGTCCAGGCTTCGGTCCAAGCCTCGGTGAATGGCGCGCTGAGCGACGCCATCGTCGCCGCGCTGCGCACGGTTCATGACCCGGAAATTCCGGTCAACATCTACGATCTCGGCCTGATCTACCAGATCGCGATCAAGGACGGCGGCACCGTCGATATCGTGATGACGCTGACGGCCCCCGGCTGTCCGGTCGCCGGCGAGATGCTGCGGTGGGTCGAGACCGCCGTACTCACGGTGGACGGCATCACCACGGTGAATGTCGGTCTCGTGTTCGACCCGCCATGGGACAAGTCGCGCATGTCCGAAGAAACGCAACTCGAGCTCGGGCTGCTTTGA
- a CDS encoding group II truncated hemoglobin, whose amino-acid sequence MSDAEAKAPIFERVGGAVAIDRLVEAFYRRMDAEPQAAVIRAMHPDDLGGTKQILKRYLSEWTGGPKLYSPEKGHPRLRQRHMGFRIGDAERDAWLMCMRGALAEVVVDPEARQELDGAMTKLADWMRNHIAAGQPAGA is encoded by the coding sequence ATGAGCGATGCGGAAGCGAAAGCGCCGATCTTTGAGCGGGTCGGCGGCGCGGTCGCCATCGATCGGCTGGTCGAGGCCTTCTACCGGCGGATGGATGCCGAGCCGCAGGCGGCGGTGATCCGCGCCATGCATCCCGACGATCTCGGCGGCACCAAGCAGATCCTCAAGCGCTATCTGTCGGAATGGACCGGCGGCCCGAAGCTCTATTCGCCGGAGAAGGGCCATCCCCGGCTGCGCCAGCGCCACATGGGATTTCGCATCGGCGACGCCGAACGCGACGCCTGGCTCATGTGCATGCGCGGCGCGCTGGCCGAGGTGGTCGTTGACCCCGAGGCGCGGCAGGAACTCGACGGCGCCATGACCAAGCTCGCCGACTGGATGCGCAACCACATCGCGGCGGGCCAGCCCGCGGGGGCGTGA
- a CDS encoding dienelactone hydrolase family protein, which produces MIELATRDGYKLSAYRADPEGAPRGAVIVLQQGAEPAPHIRKMADLFASRGYVAIAPALDPEAFAAEAAAEAAGDSTPNAPSGTDQALAVVQAAIDNAAGAGKVALVGYSWGSDVAYAAANALPDLACTVCYYGEGIVDATGGKRRVPTLVHFAGNDNNVPSEKVTQFRASRPDVSAYCYPDVGHGFGSDGEPGYDAAAAEAALSRTLFWLSQFIDGQPPLTLKNAGAYALAKTDKKKSKKKEGGDDLGPPMD; this is translated from the coding sequence ATGATCGAACTGGCCACACGCGACGGGTACAAACTCTCCGCCTATCGCGCCGATCCCGAAGGCGCCCCGCGCGGGGCGGTGATCGTGCTGCAGCAGGGCGCCGAGCCGGCCCCCCATATCCGCAAGATGGCCGACCTGTTCGCATCACGCGGCTATGTGGCAATTGCCCCGGCGCTTGATCCGGAGGCGTTCGCGGCCGAAGCCGCCGCCGAGGCCGCCGGCGACTCCACCCCCAACGCGCCCAGCGGCACCGACCAGGCGCTCGCGGTGGTGCAGGCCGCGATCGACAATGCGGCCGGCGCCGGCAAGGTCGCCCTCGTCGGCTACAGCTGGGGCAGTGACGTCGCCTATGCGGCAGCCAACGCCCTTCCGGATCTCGCCTGCACCGTCTGCTACTACGGCGAGGGCATCGTCGACGCCACCGGCGGCAAACGCAGGGTGCCGACGCTGGTGCATTTCGCCGGCAACGACAACAACGTGCCGAGCGAAAAGGTCACGCAGTTCCGCGCGTCGCGCCCGGATGTCAGCGCCTATTGCTATCCGGACGTCGGCCACGGCTTCGGCAGCGACGGCGAGCCGGGCTATGACGCGGCAGCCGCCGAGGCGGCGCTGTCCCGCACCCTGTTCTGGTTGTCGCAGTTCATCGACGGCCAGCCGCCGCTGACACTGAAGAATGCCGGCGCCTACGCGCTGGCCAAGACCGACAAGAAGAAGTCGAAGAAGAAGGAAGGCGGCGACGACCTCGGACCGCCGATGGATTGA
- a CDS encoding DUF6156 family protein — MDQGDSGGEPLDCRYYLSYRGVEPPSIMVGPLADDALTNRNTFIRAYFDRAGVLHGFDKIVYGEVELSHRYHYHANGRIRRAEITVPDEDPGALDFDESGRRLPQAAGAALERGRQ, encoded by the coding sequence ATGGACCAGGGCGACAGCGGCGGGGAGCCGCTCGACTGCCGGTATTATCTCTCCTATCGCGGTGTCGAGCCGCCGTCGATCATGGTCGGTCCGCTCGCCGACGATGCCTTGACGAACCGTAACACCTTCATTCGCGCCTATTTCGATCGCGCCGGCGTGTTGCATGGGTTCGACAAGATCGTGTATGGCGAGGTCGAGCTGTCCCATCGCTATCATTACCATGCCAATGGCCGGATCAGGCGGGCGGAGATCACCGTGCCGGACGAAGACCCCGGCGCGCTGGATTTCGACGAGAGCGGCCGCCGGTTGCCGCAGGCCGCCGGTGCTGCGCTCGAGCGGGGGCGACAATGA
- a CDS encoding BolA family protein — protein sequence MAMTGDEIERLIREAFPDAHVVVADLAGDGDHFGARITSQAFAGKTRVQQHQMVYAALNGRMGGALHALALETFVPG from the coding sequence ATGGCGATGACGGGCGACGAAATCGAGCGGCTGATCCGGGAGGCGTTTCCGGACGCTCATGTGGTGGTGGCGGACCTCGCCGGCGACGGCGACCATTTCGGCGCCCGCATCACCTCGCAGGCCTTCGCCGGCAAGACCAGGGTGCAGCAGCACCAGATGGTCTATGCGGCGCTGAACGGCCGGATGGGCGGCGCGCTGCACGCGCTGGCGCTCGAAACCTTCGTTCCGGGATAG
- a CDS encoding Rieske 2Fe-2S domain-containing protein, with the protein MSEPSQDAAPGGAAHDVTVPDITAPDVYAICAASDIEKGAAKAFSLSRITEAGEHRPFAIFVVRTHANEVFGYVNVCPHEGKWLNFGDGEFFSRDRAFLRCGRHGALFEIDSGLCIAGDCKGQSLEPVAVTLIDGEVCLCGVPLVEDEGPDPFRDGDSDETMDIMIHPE; encoded by the coding sequence CGGCGCCGGGCGGTGCAGCGCACGACGTGACGGTGCCGGATATCACGGCGCCGGACGTCTATGCGATCTGCGCCGCCAGCGACATCGAGAAGGGCGCTGCCAAGGCCTTCAGTCTGTCGCGCATCACCGAGGCGGGCGAGCATCGGCCGTTTGCCATCTTCGTCGTCCGCACCCACGCCAACGAAGTGTTCGGATACGTCAATGTCTGTCCGCACGAGGGCAAATGGCTCAATTTCGGCGACGGCGAGTTCTTCAGCCGCGATCGGGCCTTTCTGCGCTGCGGCCGCCATGGCGCGCTGTTCGAGATCGACAGCGGGCTGTGCATCGCCGGCGACTGCAAGGGCCAGAGCCTCGAGCCGGTGGCGGTGACGCTGATCGACGGCGAGGTCTGCCTCTGCGGCGTCCCTCTCGTCGAGGACGAGGGGCCGGATCCGTTCCGCGACGGCGATTCCGACGAAACCATGGACATCATGATCCATCCCGAGTGA
- the grxD gene encoding Grx4 family monothiol glutaredoxin, translated as MTNATFDQIKDIITGSDVVLFMKGSPSAPQCGFSGAVVQVLSALSVTYASVDVLANGEIREGIKAYSNWPTIPQLYVKGEFIGGADIVREMFKTGELATLLGDKGIASPALS; from the coding sequence ATGACAAACGCGACATTCGATCAGATCAAGGACATCATCACCGGCAGCGATGTCGTCCTGTTCATGAAGGGCAGCCCGTCGGCGCCGCAATGCGGCTTCTCCGGCGCGGTGGTGCAGGTGCTCTCCGCACTGTCGGTGACCTATGCCAGCGTCGATGTGCTGGCCAACGGCGAGATCCGTGAAGGCATCAAGGCCTATTCCAATTGGCCGACCATTCCGCAGCTTTATGTCAAGGGCGAATTCATCGGCGGCGCCGATATCGTCAGGGAGATGTTCAAGACCGGCGAACTCGCCACCCTGCTCGGCGACAAGGGCATCGCGAGCCCGGCGCTGTCATGA